One Vicia villosa cultivar HV-30 ecotype Madison, WI linkage group LG5, Vvil1.0, whole genome shotgun sequence genomic window, ATGGAAAATCAATCAGCaactaaattgttttttttttctcagCATACAGACAATGTTGTTGTAGCTGATATACATATTAGGCAGTCATATCAAAGAAATGGTTTCTGAAACAAAGAAGAGTTAATTGTATGGATACTTAAAGTAGACTTTCTGACCAAATTTGAATTGCTTATAGAATAGAAGATAAATATAATTCTTACCCATTATAAAACACAGAATGTATGAAGTTGTAGCAaaaataagaaaagtaaaaaatagGAACTTAATAACTAGAAAGGAGTCCATTGATATATAGTTGGTAAAATACTAACCAGTAAATTGTTAGTCCTGATGGGACAGATAATGAGAAGTAGCCGATCATGAGTGGGAGAAACTTGAAAATAAGAAGTGTATTCTTTTGATTAGGATCATTTGTCTGTCAAAAAAAAGCAAGTTAGGACTGCCTTGtaagaataaaattgaaagagAAGGATAACCGACATGCTCACCTGAGGGGGTTTCATAATTTCCATCGAAACATATTGAGAAACAATAAGAAGAATAGGTAAAACAAGATATGCTGCAGTGTCTTGCCAACCCAAAGGTGGATGGCCATCCTGCATAACAATTAACAGTTGTTTGTTATGATATTGTATAACAGCAAAAAAGCATAAAATCAACTTACAAAGTTTACCACCTATTTCCTCTTGATAAATGACTGCAGTAGCAGAGCAATTTTCATCTATAACATTACCATCATTACTCCATTTTGTGcattaatttatgttatcatgATTTACGAACAATAAATGCTATTATCCATGCAGATATAAAGATGGAAGTGAAAGCTAACACCCCCACCaaccacaaaaaaaaaatgaaaagaaaacttttttcttgaaaaaagaaagaaaggggGAAAAGAGCATCAATCAAAGAGAAGAAGTACTAAAGACATAATGTTGTTTTCCAAGTTCCTAAAACTAATAAACACCGAGCTCCATTTGCATTTGGATGGTAGAAACAACTTATACATAGCTCAAATATGACAAGTGTTTGTGAATAAATGTTTAATTAAGTAGTTTACCTAAATGCTCCCTTAGAGCATACTGGTACATGTTCTGGTGAATAGAGCAAAATGCAAATATAACTATTTCGCTTATGAACAAAGGATAACTTACTTACCACAAACGGAAAAAGCCAAGAAATTCCGGATCCACTTTGTCTAGCAGCAATGCTAGTGGGACCACCCAGAGAAGGGATCCATAAGAAACCTTCTGTTAACAGTCCCTTCAAATTAAAAGTTTTCAATAGTTAGGGAAAATTATGTATTTGAAATTTGTCTATCAAAATCTCAAATTACAATAGTTTATTCCATTAATTACCTCATTTGCCACATTAGATAAAGCTTGGTATAGACCAATCCAGACTGGAATAGTAGCCAAAGTTGGTAAACAACCTATACAAAATGATGAAATCATCTTCTATAAGCACATTCCAGTTACAATAATGCAGGTGTTTTGGAATCATATTATCACATGTCAAAGCATTATTATACAGAACCAgtattgagaagaagaaaatgataAAGACGACAGTAAGATAAAAATGTACCTGCCAACGGGTTAACCCCAGCCTGGGTATATAGCCTTGAAGTCTCAAGTTGTATTCTTTCCTTGAAATAGGAGCAATGAATTAAGTGTTTAGAAACGACCATGATATTATTATAAGGTACAAATCAATATTTACATGAGATTAAATTGGATGATTAATAAGTAATAAACAACAACACCCCTTACCTGATTGCCGGCATATCTTTCTTGAATGGCCTTAATTTTAGGTTGAAGGTTTTGCATAGCTAGGGTTGATTCAACCTACGTGTACTAAATAAAGTCAGAATTTCATTTACGGAGATATAGTGTGTTGAATTTCAGTAAATTTGCCAAAAAAAATTGCTGTGATTTGTATTACCTGTTGCTTTGTCAAAGGAAGTGTAGCTGCCTTAACAATAACAGTGAGTAATATAATAGCAAATCCGTACGAGTAAGGCACATGCACGGTAGATAAACCATCCTTTAACACCTGAATACAAAAGAAAAGAGTAATATGACATCTAAAGCACAAGTGATTGGGTAACAATAAGCAAAACATTTCTGAACTGAAAATCCAATCctccaaaaaaaaattacagaaaCGTGTAGCGTTTATTAGGTAGCTTTACTTTCCTTTTGTGGTTAAATTACATATTAACAGTAAAACAAAAGGGTATAAACTAGAAATACATTCTAAACAAATAGCATTATTCTTTCCATTTCCAAGCATATCTTTCCTTATAACAAAAAGCATCAAATATTTAACTTGTTTAATAGAATTAATAGCAGATAATAAATAGCAAGTCATTAATCTAAGTAGAACCGGCACTTCAAATTAAAACTTGTGTTAAGTATCCGATATGTCTCAGGTATCTAACATCGACACAACATCAACACATATGATTAcgttcaattattttatttaatcaaattattacaAGCTTCTATGTGTTGGTGTTGAGATTTAGATTCTCTAACTTTGGACTGCAAAGGGTATGATAACTTTAGGCAAAATTGTGataaaatgagagagagagagtgatgtATAGAATGGAAGGAGAATCATGAAAGAGACCAAatatagagagagatgaagagaaaGGTTATAGAGTTCAGAGTCGGTCCATAACATTGAACACTTCCCCTGCAAAACATCATTTAGGATAAGAAGTGACCTAGAACTTAATAGCCTTAACATCATCCCCATGTAAAGTTCATTAAAAATCAACTATTTACTCTTCTAAACATGATTTAAAATTGTGGACTGCATCTTGTGATCAGGCTGCAATATTCTGTTGTGGCGGTGCCTGCGGCCACATTAGACCGCAATTGCAGTGTGAttgtaaattaaattataaatcacATGTAACGAACGGCAACATATCTGCGCAATGGCTACATCACACCATATTAGACCGCAAGTCCGCAATAAACTATGTAGTATTCACAAAAACTATCTTTCTAGCTTCCTTCTTTGTATCATAGATTGCAGGGTACTTAGAGATTTAAAGGGATGGAGAGTTGATAAGGGGGTAGATATGATATTTTAGATATGAAATAGGAGATAGGAGATGTATAagataactaataaattatacttatgcttataaaaaataaattcacaCCGCAACAACTGCAATAGGCATCACAACTGCAACAGATGCAACTATATCTCAACCACAATCTAAAACCATACATACTGCTAAGTAAAACTCGATGACAGAGCATATCTTATGATATAAGCAAGCTAAACTGCCCAAAGAATACGAATTCCGTGAATTTGAAGGCTCTCAATCTTGACAAAGGCGACATAATCCTTATATAGTAAGAGCATAGTCTTACAGAGTGCATAAGCATTTGTAACGGTTAGGGAGAGCTTTGGACATATTCATAAGCTGTTTTCATTTATTCAGAGTAGATTATGAATACAGCTTATTACTAACACAGTTACACTTATACCTTATAGCTTATTAAAACGGTATAACTTTATTGTAAAAACAGCttataaacaaaatttatataataataaaagcttAACTAACTTGTTCACCCAAACACGACCTAAAAACTAAAGAGCACGCGAGTTACGAAAATTACCTTGAGAACAAACTCCATTCCATCAGAAATAAACCCAAACCAACCACCGCTCTTCTGCACCGCAACATCAGTAGAACTAACAGCATCCGCCGCAACAGTAGCATCAGCGAGCGTGTAAAGTAAACCTTCAGCTCTAGCGAAGATTCCGGACAAGTCAACCGAATGACTTAGGGATTGAATTGGAGGAATTTGGTGCAAACTGAATTGAACTTTGGTGAACAGCCTGGTGCGATTCGGGGAGAAACTACGATGAAGTGAAGGAAGTGGAGTTCCGATGAATGATGGAGAAGAAATCAGTGTCTTCGCCATGGATGATGAGAAGGTTTTTGTGCGAGACGCTTCAGGCTTCAAGGCTTGAGCTTCTCGTCACAGAATAGAGATGAGAggatattctttttttttctttctgaaatattgttattaatttattattattatccaaatttgtttaattttttgcgAGGTAGAGACAAGGTGCACGATATGGTTAGTGGTGGATTTTCAGCCAGCGGTTGAGTGACACGTCATAAGAATATTACCGGTTATATGCTTCTTGCGTTGCAATTTTGTTAAGGAGGTTTATAAACTATATGGTCAATCATTTTTgtccatttaaaaaaaatatttaaagtatttaccATTTTGTAAGTAATTATAATGTATCAAAAAATTACTATTTAACTATAATATTCGACAATTTTCCATCCTACTCCACGAGTCTCTTACGCACCACTGAAATAGCAAATGTTCacgtgcttccgtagatgtattttcgaaagcacttttttttgtttaacgttgctTTGTTCCGTAGATACACATACGgaatacttccgtagatgcatccacGGAACAAATACAGACTCTGAAAACCAAAACAACAACATTTGTAATGATAAAAAATCTATTCATTGATTAAAATCGACATTGATTAAAAGATACATCGAAATTTCCaacagaaaattaagaaaactaagagatctaagaaattacaacagttaaaacaatgtcatatgATTCATGCATCATTAGAACGGAATCAACGTCGTCGTCCACTTCATCCACCAACGTTCCTTTTCTCCGGTCTCAGACGAGGCCCTTGTTCTAAGTGTAACGcccgtaattaattaattatttaattaacttattttctaTTAATTGTCGTGAATTGTTGAGATTTCAATATGTCGATTTAAGTTGTCGTGTGGTTGGTTGATTGATTAGTCGATTTAATCGTAGAAATAATATTAGATTAAATTAGACTAATTATTAAATGGACTAGTTGTTGTGTCAGCAGTAGAAATGTGGGAGGGTAGAATTAAGCCCATTAGGAATAACAGAAAAATAGTGTTTCCATTATAttagtgttagctgaagatttcgttttgcaaacatggtccttcgaaggataaaaaatcgaaggaaggatggttactgatgaccatctttgaagataaaaatggctcctgatggccatgcttcgagaacgaagatttctaagttataacgaagatagtgaatgctgaagctagtaggagtgtatatcttcgagacttagacaaattttacgaaatatgttaagtactgatgcttagtgtatttccgtggtattttaatgttaagttatattgccacgcgtcgaaggaggatttgaaattcgaagaagttttcataactgtccagagacagatggctttccgaggattctcatgagaaacgtggcattagattagcgtaggaccgttaaggtcgaaactagtataaataagggttctaatgttaggattcagtgtgttcattttgtacaaatcactcacatattactcaagtatcaagtgttaaagagaaagagttcgctgagaaatgtacgtatgacaccaccattttaatacatgtgtattttccctttattttcaagtatctttcaatattattgcattccatttacttcttgccatttacttcttgccatttacttcttgccattcaCGTTTTCGTActcattattttcatgtcatttatctttgaagtatttaacatttctgcactttaagatttctgcacttttacagttttgtctcatattttatcttgacttacctttcgctgaagttatactcacgtgtataacgaagtgattgctaattttgtttgtttcgttcgaagtaattcttattgacaagatgaatcatagatatggttcgaatgaccatcaataacaatctttttgactatgtcctaggatcaatctagtcgatcctgcgagtaaccaaatcatatttattatagtttggaagactagcggttgtttaccggaaatcaccgtaaacaattaGTTAATTAGAATTAGAGGAAATATATAACCTTGAAATATCAGTAAAAGAATTAGGTTAgcagaagaaaaataaaagccAAGAGTTTGGAGAGGATACGTAGCAGCTGCAACATAGAGGCAAGGTTGAGAATTTCAATCGGAGAATTTTAGGGTGACCTTTAATCCAAGGTAAGGATGGAGTTCAACTCTATAACCGAGATTATGATA contains:
- the LOC131601984 gene encoding inner membrane protein PPF-1, chloroplastic isoform X2; its protein translation is MAKTLISSPSFIGTPLPSLHRSFSPNRTRLFTKVQFSLHQIPPIQSLSHSVDLSGIFARAEGLLYTLADATVAADAVSSTDVAVQKSGGWFGFISDGMEFVLKVLKDGLSTVHVPYSYGFAIILLTVIVKAATLPLTKQQVESTLAMQNLQPKIKAIQERYAGNQERIQLETSRLYTQAGVNPLAGCLPTLATIPVWIGLYQALSNVANEGLLTEGFLWIPSLGGPTSIAARQSGSGISWLFPFVDGHPPLGWQDTAAYLVLPILLIVSQYVSMEIMKPPQTNDPNQKNTLLIFKFLPLMIGYFSLSVPSGLTIYWFTNNVLSTAQQIWLRKLGGAKPAVDENAGGIITAGRAKRSASKPEKGGERFAQLKEEEKKKKLLKALPVEEVQPLAPASASNDVSDVENKEQEVTEDSNTSKISKEAQSFSRERRSKRSKRKPVA
- the LOC131601984 gene encoding inner membrane protein PPF-1, chloroplastic isoform X1; protein product: MAKTLISSPSFIGTPLPSLHRSFSPNRTRLFTKVQFSLHQIPPIQSLSHSVDLSGIFARAEGLLYTLADATVAADAVSSTDVAVQKSGGWFGFISDGMEFVLKVLKDGLSTVHVPYSYGFAIILLTVIVKAATLPLTKQQVESTLAMQNLQPKIKAIQERYAGNQERIQLETSRLYTQAGVNPLAGCLPTLATIPVWIGLYQALSNVANEGLLTEGFLWIPSLGGPTSIAARQSGSGISWLFPFVDGHPPLGWQDTAAYLVLPILLIVSQYVSMEIMKPPQTNDPNQKNTLLIFKFLPLMIGYFSLSVPSGLTIYWFTNNVLSTAQQIWLRKLGGAKPAVDENAGGIITAGRAKRSASKPEKGGERFAQLKEEEKKKKLLKALPVEEVQPLAPASASNDVSDVENNKEQEVTEDSNTSKISKEAQSFSRERRSKRSKRKPVA